From the genome of Nakamurella flavida:
TGGCCATGAACACCACCAAGGCCCCCTTCGACAAGAAGGAGGTGCGGCAGGCCGTGGCCTGGGCGATCAACCGGTCCGACATCCGCGATCTGGCCTACTTCGGCACCGGGGAGGTCGGCGTGCAGGAGGTCCCCACCGGGTCGGTCTGGTACGACGGCCAGGACCCGTTCGCCGGCGCCCCCGACGTCGCGAAGGCCAAGGCGCTGCTGGCCACCGCCGGGTACCCCGACGGGCTGACCGTCAACTACCTGGGACTGCCGCAGTACCCGGAGCTGCTCAAGACCGGGCAGGTCGTCCGCGACCAGCTCAAGGAGATCGGCATCACCATGGAGATCGAGCAGGTGGACGTCTCCATCTGGTTCGACCGGTTCTCCTCCGGCGACTACGAGATCACCAGCGCGTACCAGGAGCGCACCATCGACCCGGACAACTTCTACTCCCTGGTCATCCGCTCGGGCGGCTCGGTGAACACCACGGGATACGCGAACCCCGAGGTGGACGCCATGATCGACGCCGCCGCGGCCGAGATCGACGAGGCGAAGCGCAAGGAGATGTACACCGCGATCCGCGCGGCGGTGGCCGAGGACGCCCCCATCACCTTCGTCCACTACGAGACGCTGAACTACCTGATGACCACCGCCGTCGTCGGCTCGACGATCACCCCCAGCCTCGAGCTCAACCTCGGTGACGTGGGGCTCACCGGCTGACGGCGCCACGGACGGCGCGTTCCCGTCCCCCGGCGCTACCGTTGAGCCATGAGCACCCTGGACGACTGGATCGCCGACGCCGAGAAGGCCCTGGACCTCACCCCCGGGTCGCTGCCGAAGGACCTGCGGGACGACCTGCTGGGCCTCACCCGGGACGTCGCGCACGGGGTGGCCCGGGTCGCGGCGCCGCTCACCTGCTACCTGGCCGGCCTGGCCGTCGCCCGCGGTGACGACCCGGCACAGGTCACCGCGACCCTGCGCGGGCTGGTCCCGGCGGAGCAGGCCGAGAGCGGGTCGGCGGAAGCGGGGCAGTCGTGAGCGTCATCGGCTGGATCGTCTTCGGCGCGCTGGCCGGGTGGGTGTCGTCGCTGATCGTCCGTGATCCCCGCCCGCGTGGCTGCCTGGCGAACATCGCCACCGGCATCATCGGCGCGGTGCTGGCCGGTCTCGTGTACCAGCTGTCCACCGGCCGGTCCTGGCAGTTCCGCTGGGACTGGCCGAGTTTCGGGGTCGCCGTGCTCGGGGCGCTGGCCCTGTCCCTGGTCGTCAGCCTGGTCGGCCGCAGTGGTCGCAACGGCCGGCGGAACATCCGCCGCTGACGTCCTCCCCCCGCCCATCCCGTCCCGCACATCCGTTCCCACCCCACCGATCTGGAGATCCCATGTCCCTGGAACGCCCCCTCGCCGCCGATCCGTACGAGCGCATGCCGGCGGTCGGCCGCTTCACCCTGACCAGCCAGGACGTCACCGACGGCGCCCCGATGGACAAGACGTTCGCCGCCGACGGCGGGAACACCTCGCCGCAGTTGAGCTGGAGCGGATTCCCGGCGGAGACGAAGAGCTTCGTCATCAGCTGCTACGACCCCGACGCCCCCACCCCGAGCGGGTACTGGCACTGGACGCTGGCCGATCTGCCCGTCTCGGTCACCGACGTCCCGCGCGGATTCGGCGACGGGTCCGGCGAACACCTGCCCGCGGGCGCGGTACAGCTCGAGTCCGACGGTGGCGCACCGGGTTTCGAGGGCGCCGGCCCGCCGCCCGGGGACCGCGCCCACCGCTACTACTTCGTGGTGCACGCCGTGGACACCGAGAAGCTGGGGGTGCAGGCCGGTGACACCCCGACCAAGGCGGCGTTCCTGCTCGCGTTCCACACCCTGGCCCGCGCGATCATCACGCCGACCTACCAGAACTGACCCACCCGGCACCCGGGTCGGGAGGACGCCGCCCTCCCGACCCGGGTCACCGGACGGACACGGCTCAGTTCTGCTCGTCCTTGGCCGCGCCGGCCTGGGCGACGTGCCCGAAAGCCTGCAACGCGTCCCACACCTCGCGGGCGCGGTCCACGCACAGCACGACCAGATCACCGGGATTGGCCTGGGCCACACCCGCCCGGGTGGCGTCGATCTCGTCCAGCACCGTCTCGATGTGCCGTACCCGACCGCCGCCGGCCTGCGCCTCCCGGGCGCCGAGTTCGATGAGCGCCGCGGTCTCGCCGGGCTTGCGCCCCCGCAACCGCTCGTCTTCCCGCACGATGATCGTGTCGAAGTGCCGGCCGGCCTCCCGGCCCAGGTCGATCATGTCCTGGTCGCGGCGGTCGCCGGCCGTCGCCACCACCCCGATCCGCTGGGGACGTTCCACCGTGGCCGGCACGTCGTCGAAGAACCGGTCCACGAAGTCACCCAACGCAGCCATCGCCGGGACGTTGTGGCAGTAGTCGACGATGACCTTGACGCCCTGCACCTCGGTCAGGTTCATGCGGCCGGGGGCCTGGTAGTACGACGGGGTGAAGGAGCGCAGCCCGGCGCGGATGTCGTGCAGCGGGGCGCCGGCGCAGTACGCCGCGGCGGCCGCGGCCATCGCGTTCTGCACGTTGAACATGGCCTTGCCGTTGAAGGTCGCCGGCAGCAGATGCGTGTAGGCCAGCGGCATCCGGCGCCGGCCGTGCACCAGCACGATGAGATCGCCGAGCTCGCCCCGCTCCAGGATGACGGCCTTGCCACCGCGCCGGCAGTGGTCGGTGATCATCCGGTTGTCCGGCTCGAGGGAGAACCACACCACCTCCCCCGAACAGGCCTTGCGCATCGCGGCGACGAGCTCGTCGTCGGCGTTGAGCACGGCGGAGCCGTTCTTGGGCACGGCCTCCACGATGACCTGCTTGACCTTGGCCAGCTGCTCGACGGTGTCGATGCCGCGCAGCCCGAGGTGGTCGGGGGCCACGTTGAGCACCACGGCGACGTCGTTGCGGCCGTAGCCCAGCCCCTCCCGCAGGATCCCACCGCGGGC
Proteins encoded in this window:
- a CDS encoding DUF6457 domain-containing protein, which encodes MSTLDDWIADAEKALDLTPGSLPKDLRDDLLGLTRDVAHGVARVAAPLTCYLAGLAVARGDDPAQVTATLRGLVPAEQAESGSAEAGQS
- a CDS encoding GlsB/YeaQ/YmgE family stress response membrane protein — its product is MSVIGWIVFGALAGWVSSLIVRDPRPRGCLANIATGIIGAVLAGLVYQLSTGRSWQFRWDWPSFGVAVLGALALSLVVSLVGRSGRNGRRNIRR
- a CDS encoding YbhB/YbcL family Raf kinase inhibitor-like protein gives rise to the protein MSLERPLAADPYERMPAVGRFTLTSQDVTDGAPMDKTFAADGGNTSPQLSWSGFPAETKSFVISCYDPDAPTPSGYWHWTLADLPVSVTDVPRGFGDGSGEHLPAGAVQLESDGGAPGFEGAGPPPGDRAHRYYFVVHAVDTEKLGVQAGDTPTKAAFLLAFHTLARAIITPTYQN